A genomic region of Ignavibacteria bacterium contains the following coding sequences:
- the lnt gene encoding apolipoprotein N-acyltransferase — translation MLKIRIEDKPEFIKNTTLAILTSIFLFLSFPPFKTGFFAYFGLVPILIFLNRAKNYLQLLRYTYFSMLIFHALTLFWIGGWTSKTDPFMMIGSVALILVHPVFYWIPFVIFFFIKKHLSDKWALFSFPFLWNSLEYLRSVDETAFPWLTLGNTQSYYLPIIQVTSIIGVYGLSFLIVVFNVLLYAAYKNFRYESFRFSLNKLSIVIIILVSLFIYGKVILNDAIYDGKKVRVGVIQPDFDPWEKWEDEVNSQLDIYLQLSDSAAQNGAELIVWPESALPVYLLSGNYPDDVRRIKNFCIEKKVAIVTGLPLVHFYFSKDQAKRDSKVARDSSYYYDTYNGVVLFLPDSDLIQEYGKMNLVPFAERAPYLRYLPFLGDMIKWSVGISNWSVWDSQTVFKYKMKDGDTAKFSAVVCYESIFPSFNAEFVKLGAQFLVVVTNDSWYGKLAGPYQHKQYAVFRAIENRRWIVRSANGGISCIIDPYGNTIYETSLFERTYFVKDIYLNNDLTYYVQYRDLISYISLIFTGLIFIITLIKKIGVKRNESNRSEE, via the coding sequence ATGCTAAAAATAAGAATAGAAGATAAACCTGAATTTATAAAGAACACAACGCTTGCAATTCTTACATCAATTTTTCTTTTTCTGAGCTTTCCGCCATTTAAAACTGGATTTTTCGCTTATTTTGGATTAGTCCCAATTTTAATTTTTCTTAATCGAGCAAAAAATTATCTCCAGTTGTTGAGATACACTTATTTCAGTATGCTGATTTTTCATGCACTTACTCTTTTCTGGATTGGCGGATGGACATCAAAGACTGATCCTTTTATGATGATAGGCTCGGTCGCATTGATTCTTGTTCATCCAGTTTTTTACTGGATACCTTTTGTGATTTTCTTTTTCATCAAAAAACATCTAAGTGATAAATGGGCGCTTTTTTCATTTCCATTTCTATGGAATTCACTTGAATATTTAAGGTCAGTTGACGAGACAGCTTTTCCGTGGTTGACGCTTGGAAATACTCAATCTTACTACTTGCCAATAATTCAAGTAACCTCAATCATTGGTGTTTATGGTTTATCATTTTTAATTGTTGTGTTTAATGTTTTGCTTTATGCTGCTTACAAAAATTTTCGATACGAGAGTTTCAGATTTTCATTAAATAAACTTTCGATTGTGATTATTATTTTAGTTTCACTGTTTATTTATGGGAAAGTGATTTTAAATGACGCTATTTATGATGGTAAGAAAGTTCGAGTTGGAGTAATTCAACCAGATTTTGATCCATGGGAAAAATGGGAAGATGAAGTAAATTCTCAACTTGATATTTATTTGCAACTATCCGACAGCGCCGCTCAAAATGGAGCTGAGTTAATTGTTTGGCCCGAGAGCGCTCTCCCAGTTTACCTCTTGAGTGGAAATTATCCTGATGATGTTAGAAGAATTAAAAATTTCTGCATAGAAAAAAAAGTTGCAATTGTAACAGGTTTGCCGTTAGTACATTTCTATTTTTCTAAAGATCAGGCAAAAAGAGATAGTAAAGTTGCTAGAGATTCATCGTATTATTATGATACTTATAATGGAGTAGTTTTATTTTTACCTGACTCAGATTTAATTCAAGAATATGGTAAGATGAATTTAGTTCCATTTGCTGAGCGTGCACCTTATCTTCGATATCTTCCTTTTCTTGGTGATATGATCAAATGGAGTGTTGGAATAAGCAACTGGAGTGTCTGGGATAGTCAAACTGTTTTTAAGTACAAAATGAAAGATGGGGATACGGCAAAATTTTCTGCTGTGGTTTGTTATGAATCTATTTTTCCATCTTTCAATGCAGAATTTGTAAAACTCGGTGCACAATTTTTAGTTGTAGTTACGAACGATAGCTGGTATGGAAAACTTGCTGGACCTTATCAGCATAAACAATATGCTGTCTTCCGTGCAATTGAAAATAGAAGGTGGATTGTTCGTTCAGCGAATGGTGGAATCAGTTGCATAATTGATCCTTATGGAAATACAATCTACGAGACATCTTTGTTTGAAAGAACTTATTTTGTTAAAGATATTTATTTGAATAACGATTTAACTTATTATGTTCAATATCGAGATCTGATAAGTTATATCTCTTTGATTTTCACAGGTTTAATTTTCATTATAACATTGATAAAAAAAATTGGAGTTAAAAGAAATGAGAGTAATAGATCTGAGGAGTGA
- a CDS encoding YihY/virulence factor BrkB family protein has product MKLKINFNLKRKLKDFWNWLKFYSVNIYEKMDKHHAFIFASGMTYNILLCIIPMVLIVFSVLGSILQSQELLIQISLMIDDMIPISDYSDKVKEILFERIGEFIKYKTLVGSLGIAGLFFTASGLFSTLRTILNNIYGIEKGKNILIAKIRDLGMVILTLVFFLVVILLNPLIQIFKAFLGKIEILNKIDFSILDKFLIGLLPYILTFLMMFLIYSLVPYRKMKKRVYFVSAFWATVFFHLAQVGFTYYVTNIANYSRIYGNVAFVIVTALWLYIISVIFILAAIIGQTYREKHDLMATKTREGLFS; this is encoded by the coding sequence ATGAAATTAAAAATCAATTTTAATTTGAAAAGAAAGTTAAAAGATTTCTGGAATTGGTTAAAGTTTTATTCAGTTAATATCTACGAGAAGATGGATAAACATCATGCATTTATTTTTGCTTCAGGAATGACATACAATATTTTGCTTTGTATAATTCCTATGGTTCTGATCGTTTTTTCAGTTTTAGGTTCAATTCTTCAATCTCAAGAATTACTTATCCAGATAAGTTTAATGATCGACGATATGATTCCAATTTCAGATTACTCAGACAAAGTAAAAGAAATACTTTTTGAAAGAATAGGTGAATTCATAAAATATAAAACGCTTGTTGGTTCACTTGGTATTGCTGGGCTTTTCTTTACGGCGAGCGGTCTTTTTTCAACTTTAAGAACTATCCTGAATAATATTTATGGAATTGAAAAAGGCAAAAACATTTTGATCGCTAAAATAAGAGATTTGGGAATGGTGATTTTAACTCTTGTTTTTTTCTTGGTTGTAATACTCCTTAATCCGCTCATACAGATATTTAAGGCTTTTTTAGGCAAGATTGAAATTTTAAATAAGATAGACTTTTCAATTTTAGATAAATTTTTAATAGGTCTTCTTCCTTACATCCTAACTTTTTTAATGATGTTTTTAATTTATTCTCTTGTTCCTTATCGTAAGATGAAGAAAAGAGTTTATTTTGTATCGGCTTTTTGGGCAACGGTTTTTTTCCATCTGGCTCAAGTAGGTTTTACTTATTACGTAACAAACATTGCAAACTATTCCCGAATTTATGGTAATGTTGCCTTTGTCATTGTAACAGCTTTGTGGCTTTATATCATTTCTGTAATTTTTATACTTGCTGCAATTATTGGCCAAACTTATCGTGAAAAACACGACCTTATGGCTACCAAAACTCGTGAAGGGCTGTTCAGTTAA
- the ltaE gene encoding low-specificity L-threonine aldolase, whose product MRVIDLRSDTVTKPSREMREFMMKAEVGDDVFGEDPTVNKLQEKVAELLGKEAALYVPSGTMGNQLCIKAHTQPWDELICDKDAHIYNYESGSIAGLSHVQVIPLNGKNGVFTAEQVEEAIRPEAYYLPKTRLVCVENTHNRGGGSIFPLEEIKRIREVVDKYNLKFHLDGARLWNASIATGISLREYAQYFDSVSVCLSKGLGAPVGSVIAGSKEFIKIAHRYRKAWGGGMRQAGILAAAGLYAIEHNFQRLADDHRRAKHFAKEISKISRIKIDPDSVQTNIILFEVDGLTAAEVCQIVKDSSKTGMSLLLSVGKKYLVRAVTHLDVNDDDIEDAIKILKAHFD is encoded by the coding sequence ATGAGAGTAATAGATCTGAGGAGTGATACTGTCACTAAACCATCAAGAGAGATGAGAGAATTTATGATGAAAGCAGAAGTTGGTGATGATGTATTTGGTGAAGATCCTACTGTAAATAAACTTCAAGAAAAGGTTGCTGAGTTGTTAGGAAAAGAAGCTGCTCTTTATGTACCGAGTGGAACAATGGGTAACCAACTTTGCATTAAAGCCCATACTCAACCCTGGGATGAATTGATCTGCGATAAAGATGCGCATATTTATAATTATGAATCTGGTTCAATCGCTGGTTTATCGCATGTTCAGGTAATACCATTGAATGGAAAAAATGGGGTTTTCACAGCCGAGCAAGTCGAGGAAGCAATTCGCCCTGAAGCCTATTATCTTCCAAAAACACGACTTGTTTGCGTTGAAAATACTCACAATCGTGGTGGTGGTTCGATCTTCCCATTAGAAGAAATTAAAAGAATAAGAGAAGTTGTAGATAAATATAATTTGAAATTTCACCTTGATGGTGCAAGGTTATGGAATGCTTCAATTGCAACAGGAATTAGTCTGCGTGAATATGCTCAATACTTTGACTCCGTTTCTGTTTGTCTATCAAAAGGGTTGGGCGCTCCTGTCGGTTCTGTTATCGCTGGCTCAAAAGAATTTATTAAAATAGCTCATCGTTATCGTAAAGCGTGGGGCGGCGGAATGCGTCAGGCTGGAATTTTAGCTGCTGCTGGACTTTATGCAATTGAACACAATTTTCAACGACTCGCTGATGACCATCGAAGAGCAAAACATTTTGCAAAAGAAATTTCTAAAATCTCTCGAATTAAAATTGATCCTGATTCAGTTCAAACCAATATAATTTTATTTGAAGTAGATGGTTTAACTGCTGCGGAAGTTTGTCAAATCGTTAAAGACTCTTCAAAAACAGGTATGAGTTTACTTTTGTCTGTCGGGAAAAAATATCTTGTTCGTGCCGTCACTCATCTTGATGTCAATGATGATGATATCGAAGATGCAATTAAAATATTGAAAGCCCATTTCGATTAA
- a CDS encoding sulfite exporter TauE/SafE family protein has product MSNLIQILILVLIGLITGGLSGLLGIGGGIIVIPALVLLLNFSQKLAQGTSLAMLLPPIGLLAAYNYYKAGYVDVKSAVILITTFIIGSYISSYWAVNLPENIIKKIFAVFLIIYAVKILLE; this is encoded by the coding sequence ATGAGTAATCTCATCCAAATTTTAATTTTAGTTTTAATCGGATTAATAACCGGAGGGCTTAGTGGACTTCTTGGCATTGGCGGAGGGATTATTGTAATTCCAGCACTTGTCCTTCTTCTTAACTTTTCACAGAAATTAGCTCAAGGAACATCTCTGGCTATGCTTTTACCTCCAATTGGTTTACTTGCAGCTTATAATTATTACAAAGCCGGATATGTCGATGTAAAGTCTGCGGTAATTCTAATTACAACTTTTATTATTGGAAGCTACATTTCTTCTTATTGGGCTGTAAATCTGCCAGAAAACATCATAAAAAAAATCTTTGCTGTCTTTCTGATAATTTATGCTGTAAAAATCTTGCTCGAATAA
- the purL gene encoding phosphoribosylformylglycinamidine synthase subunit PurL: MKEPEVTLELALEHGLTEEEFEKIKNILGRVPNFTELGCFSVMWSEHASYKNSIALLKKLPRSGKRLLVQAGEENAGLVDIGDGFAIAFKIESHNHPSAVEPYQGAATGVGGILRDIFTMGARPIAALDSLRFGNLENPKIKYLLNGVIKGIGDYGNCFGVPTVAGEVYFEEAYTDNCLVNAMAVGVVKTNRVAKAVAKGEGNPVFIVGSSTGRDGIHGATFASVELTEESESRRSNVQVGDPFAEKLLLEATLEIIKKDLIVGIQDMGAAGIICSTSEMSARGKSGMRINLDLVPLRESDMTAYEILLSESQERMLVVGKKGCENEIKKVFEKWDLQCVQIGEVIDEDLLEFYKEGKLVAKIPASALVLGGGAPVYYREIKKPEYIDKLTNKTFDNLPEINDLNSVLIKLLSSPNITNKSWIYHQYDYTVGTNTVIKPGCDASVLRIKKTNKAIAVKTDCNGRYVYLNPRRGTMIAVAEAARNVACTGAIPIAITNCLNFGNPYDPEIYWQFSEAIEGMKEACIEFDTPVTGGNVSFYNESKNYTVYPTPVIGMLGLIEDVKFITSSYFKDHGDLIYLIGETKNEIGGSEFLKTIFNRIEGEIPEIDLKLEKKTIDTLLKAIRSGLIKSAHDVSDGGLAVALAECCVMNPKKKVGAEISLKIDFRKDFYLFSESQSRFVVTVDPEDQIQFEELFNSTGIKVEKIGKVGGNRLKINDLIDLSIQEIDDAYFNSLKRSMEGK; encoded by the coding sequence ATGAAAGAACCTGAAGTTACACTTGAATTAGCTCTTGAACATGGTTTAACCGAAGAAGAATTTGAAAAAATAAAAAACATACTCGGTCGAGTCCCAAATTTTACCGAGCTTGGATGTTTCAGTGTAATGTGGAGTGAGCATGCGAGTTATAAAAACTCTATTGCTCTATTAAAAAAATTACCAAGAAGCGGGAAAAGATTACTCGTTCAAGCTGGAGAGGAAAATGCTGGTCTTGTGGATATTGGCGATGGATTCGCAATAGCGTTTAAGATCGAAAGTCATAATCACCCATCAGCAGTTGAGCCATATCAAGGTGCTGCAACAGGAGTTGGTGGAATTCTGAGAGATATCTTCACAATGGGCGCAAGACCAATTGCAGCACTTGATTCATTACGATTTGGAAATCTTGAAAATCCAAAAATAAAATATTTACTCAATGGAGTAATTAAAGGAATCGGTGATTACGGCAATTGCTTTGGTGTTCCAACAGTTGCTGGCGAGGTTTACTTTGAAGAAGCTTATACTGATAATTGTTTGGTTAATGCAATGGCAGTAGGCGTAGTAAAAACGAACCGCGTTGCGAAAGCAGTTGCAAAAGGAGAGGGAAATCCTGTTTTCATTGTAGGTTCATCAACTGGAAGAGATGGAATACACGGGGCAACTTTTGCATCAGTAGAATTAACCGAAGAATCAGAGTCAAGAAGATCAAATGTTCAGGTGGGTGATCCTTTTGCCGAGAAGTTATTACTTGAAGCAACACTGGAGATAATTAAAAAAGATTTGATCGTTGGAATACAGGATATGGGTGCTGCAGGAATCATTTGTTCGACAAGTGAAATGAGCGCTCGAGGGAAAAGTGGAATGAGAATTAATCTTGATTTGGTCCCGCTTCGTGAAAGTGATATGACAGCTTATGAAATACTTCTCTCGGAGTCTCAGGAAAGAATGCTTGTGGTCGGCAAGAAAGGATGTGAGAATGAAATAAAGAAAGTATTTGAGAAATGGGATTTACAATGTGTTCAGATTGGTGAAGTAATTGATGAAGATTTACTTGAATTTTATAAAGAAGGAAAACTTGTCGCAAAAATTCCTGCTTCGGCGCTTGTTCTTGGTGGAGGTGCACCAGTTTATTATCGTGAAATAAAAAAGCCTGAATACATTGATAAACTTACAAACAAAACATTTGACAACTTACCAGAAATTAATGATTTAAATTCAGTATTAATTAAACTTTTATCCTCACCAAACATTACAAATAAATCCTGGATTTACCATCAATATGATTATACCGTTGGAACAAATACAGTAATCAAACCAGGCTGCGATGCTTCAGTTTTAAGAATTAAGAAAACAAACAAAGCAATTGCTGTTAAAACAGATTGCAATGGCAGATATGTTTATCTCAATCCACGAAGAGGAACAATGATAGCAGTTGCTGAAGCCGCTCGAAATGTTGCCTGTACTGGTGCAATACCGATTGCAATTACGAATTGTCTGAATTTTGGAAATCCTTATGATCCAGAAATTTACTGGCAATTCAGCGAAGCAATTGAAGGAATGAAAGAAGCGTGCATTGAATTTGATACGCCCGTTACTGGTGGAAATGTTAGCTTTTATAATGAAAGCAAAAATTACACTGTCTATCCGACTCCAGTAATTGGTATGCTTGGTTTAATTGAAGATGTAAAATTTATTACATCGTCTTATTTCAAAGATCACGGTGATTTAATCTATTTAATTGGTGAAACTAAAAATGAAATTGGCGGGAGTGAGTTTCTCAAAACTATTTTTAATCGAATTGAAGGCGAAATCCCAGAAATCGATCTTAAACTTGAGAAAAAAACAATTGATACACTTCTAAAAGCAATTAGATCGGGCTTAATAAAGTCAGCTCATGATGTAAGTGATGGTGGACTTGCGGTGGCGCTTGCTGAATGTTGTGTGATGAATCCAAAAAAGAAAGTCGGAGCTGAAATATCACTCAAGATTGACTTCCGAAAAGATTTTTATCTTTTCTCTGAATCACAATCAAGATTTGTTGTGACTGTAGATCCAGAAGATCAAATACAATTTGAAGAACTTTTTAATTCAACTGGAATTAAAGTTGAAAAAATTGGTAAGGTTGGTGGAAATAGATTAAAGATTAATGATTTAATTGATTTATCAATCCAAGAAATTGATGATGCTTACTTTAATTCACTTAAGCGATCTATGGAAGGTAAATGA
- a CDS encoding acyl-CoA thioesterase, translated as MEKQFDVSKFPVQLEIQVRSYEVDFQNVVNNAVYFNYFELARIDYRKKMGYSLNPNGTFSDGLLFFVAHNECDYFAPAYLENELIIFTRIDYIKNSSLNFEHLIFNKSTDQFIARGSGVIVNVDPITMNPSPIPDSMIKEIQTFDKEVKILR; from the coding sequence ATGGAAAAACAATTTGATGTTTCAAAATTCCCGGTTCAACTTGAAATTCAAGTACGAAGTTATGAAGTTGACTTTCAAAATGTCGTGAACAATGCTGTATATTTTAATTACTTCGAGCTTGCGAGAATTGATTATAGAAAAAAGATGGGATACAGCCTCAATCCGAATGGAACATTTTCAGATGGACTTCTCTTTTTTGTCGCGCACAATGAGTGTGATTACTTTGCTCCTGCATATCTCGAAAATGAATTGATCATATTCACTCGAATTGATTACATAAAAAATTCGAGTTTAAATTTCGAACACTTGATTTTTAATAAATCGACTGATCAATTTATTGCTCGTGGTAGTGGTGTGATTGTGAATGTTGATCCAATAACAATGAATCCTTCACCTATACCTGACTCAATGATCAAAGAAATCCAAACATTCGATAAAGAAGTAAAAATTTTAAGATGA
- a CDS encoding iron transporter FeoB, which yields MFWKKKVNDEQFVQIEILPKRENKVIALAGNPNTGKSTIFNRLTGLKQHTGNWPGKTVTRAEGVFKIQDEEYTLIDLPGTYSLLSTSEDEEIARDFILFGNPDATVIVCDASVLERNLNLAFQIMQITNRCILCVNLIDEAKRKGIEIDKDTLEKELGIPVILTNARSGEGIDELKEKIHLVSNRILKPKPIKIQHKKEIQEKLNQLVPLIEKTFPGLYASEWIALRLLEGDLKIRKAIEQGNLLELINKGLINGNGELR from the coding sequence ATGTTCTGGAAGAAGAAAGTTAATGATGAACAGTTTGTTCAAATAGAAATTTTGCCCAAAAGAGAAAATAAAGTTATTGCACTTGCTGGAAATCCAAATACAGGGAAAAGCACAATCTTTAATCGTTTGACAGGTTTAAAGCAACACACAGGAAACTGGCCAGGAAAGACTGTAACAAGAGCGGAAGGAGTTTTTAAGATACAGGACGAAGAATATACATTGATTGATTTGCCAGGAACATATTCTTTGCTTTCAACATCTGAAGATGAAGAGATTGCAAGAGATTTTATCCTATTCGGTAATCCTGATGCAACTGTTATAGTCTGTGATGCTTCAGTTCTGGAAAGAAATTTAAATTTAGCTTTTCAAATTATGCAGATCACAAATCGCTGTATTTTATGTGTGAATCTAATCGATGAAGCAAAACGGAAAGGCATTGAGATCGATAAAGATACACTTGAAAAAGAACTGGGGATTCCTGTGATTTTGACAAATGCACGTTCAGGCGAAGGTATTGATGAACTAAAAGAAAAAATTCATCTGGTGTCGAATAGAATTTTAAAACCTAAACCGATAAAAATTCAACATAAGAAAGAAATACAAGAAAAATTAAATCAACTTGTTCCTTTAATTGAAAAAACTTTTCCTGGACTTTATGCCAGTGAGTGGATTGCTCTCAGATTACTTGAGGGTGACTTGAAAATTAGAAAAGCAATTGAACAAGGAAACTTACTTGAATTAATTAATAAAGGTCTAATTAATGGAAACGGTGAGTTACGATGA
- a CDS encoding 3'-5' exonuclease: protein MKELIFDIETVGYPFESFDEYQQEYLLRFANLEETEEKRQQKVEETIRYLNLSALTARIVAIGLYDLQMSKGLVLFQAETKEHYKTENGEFTFHSGDEKYLIQKFWEIAEKYDRFISFNGRNFDAPFLLLRSAILRIKPSKNLIAYRYDSKFHCDLLEQFTFYGLTRKYNLDFYCKVFGVESPKRGDVTGYNINEIYNQKRFREIAEYCSQDLIATKELYLIYKEYLEFDSK, encoded by the coding sequence ATGAAAGAATTAATCTTTGATATAGAAACAGTTGGTTATCCATTTGAATCTTTTGATGAATATCAACAAGAATATCTTCTTCGATTTGCAAATCTTGAAGAAACAGAAGAGAAGCGTCAACAGAAAGTTGAAGAGACAATACGTTATCTTAACCTTAGTGCATTAACTGCCCGAATTGTTGCAATTGGATTATATGACTTACAAATGTCAAAAGGACTTGTTTTATTTCAAGCAGAAACAAAAGAGCATTATAAAACAGAAAATGGTGAGTTTACCTTTCATTCTGGCGACGAGAAATATTTAATTCAAAAATTTTGGGAAATCGCTGAAAAGTACGATCGCTTTATTTCCTTCAATGGGCGGAATTTTGATGCTCCTTTTCTATTATTGCGCTCAGCAATTTTGAGGATAAAACCATCTAAAAATTTAATTGCCTATCGGTACGACTCAAAATTTCATTGTGATTTACTTGAACAATTTACTTTCTATGGTCTTACTCGAAAGTATAATCTTGATTTCTATTGCAAAGTTTTTGGAGTTGAGAGTCCAAAAAGGGGAGATGTAACTGGATACAACATCAACGAAATTTATAATCAGAAACGATTTAGAGAAATTGCAGAATATTGCAGTCAAGATTTAATAGCTACAAAAGAACTCTATTTAATCTATAAAGAATATCTGGAATTTGACTCAAAATGA
- a CDS encoding ferrous iron transport protein A, which produces MTKKLSDLRRGEKGMIVSVNLNGLTRRRLLDLGFIPGTVISVVFESPLGDPVAYLVRDTIIALRKEESEKIEVELIN; this is translated from the coding sequence ATGACTAAAAAACTTTCTGATTTGAGAAGAGGCGAAAAAGGGATGATTGTAAGTGTAAATCTAAACGGATTGACCAGGAGACGGCTGCTTGATCTCGGATTTATACCTGGAACTGTTATATCGGTGGTTTTTGAAAGTCCGCTTGGTGATCCAGTTGCATATCTTGTTCGAGATACAATCATAGCTTTAAGAAAAGAAGAAAGTGAAAAAATAGAAGTGGAGTTAATTAATTAG
- a CDS encoding metal-dependent transcriptional regulator — protein MSNISKEDYLRVIYKNLEDLEIVNPTMIAEQLNVSNAAVTDMLRKLTKEKYVSYTPYKGIQLLEKGKNEAVKLVRRHRIWETFLYKVIGLPYHQIDEEAENLEHSSSDDLIDRLEEIMNFPEFDPHGHPIPSKNGKIPKLKKAVSLDKLGENESGIIQRVNDHSKDLLKYLFDSGLIVGNKVTVLEKRSFDNSMVVNVENKKHSISEKISQNIFVEKIK, from the coding sequence ATGAGTAATATTTCTAAGGAAGATTATTTAAGAGTTATTTATAAAAATCTTGAGGATCTGGAAATTGTAAATCCAACTATGATTGCTGAACAGCTTAATGTATCAAATGCTGCCGTTACAGATATGTTAAGGAAGTTAACTAAAGAGAAATATGTGAGTTATACTCCATATAAAGGAATTCAATTATTGGAAAAAGGGAAAAATGAAGCGGTTAAACTTGTCCGCAGACATAGAATCTGGGAGACATTTCTTTACAAGGTCATTGGATTACCATATCATCAAATTGATGAAGAAGCGGAAAATCTTGAGCATAGTTCCTCAGACGATTTAATCGACCGATTGGAAGAAATTATGAATTTCCCTGAATTTGATCCTCACGGTCATCCAATTCCGTCAAAAAATGGTAAGATACCTAAACTAAAAAAAGCTGTTTCGCTTGATAAACTTGGCGAAAATGAATCAGGTATTATTCAAAGAGTAAATGATCATAGTAAAGATTTGCTTAAATATCTTTTTGATTCTGGACTGATTGTTGGAAATAAAGTTACTGTTCTCGAAAAACGATCATTTGATAATTCAATGGTTGTTAATGTTGAGAATAAAAAACACAGCATCAGCGAAAAAATATCTCAGAATATTTTTGTCGAAAAAATAAAATGA
- a CDS encoding ferrous iron transporter B yields MKEEIKIILEIADSCDPIIRSKIDDELVEEIYIHASKVVSRSVRKKSEGIHQFELKLDQLLTSKYFGFPLMLLLLAGVFFLTIKGANYPSELLATGLFWIEDKLKLFFNFINAPSWLTGFLVDGVYRATAWVVSVMLPPMAIFFPIFTILEDAGYLPRVAFNLDKLFKWAGAHGKQALTMGMGFGCNAAGVVSTRIIDSPRERLIAILTNNFVPCNGRWPLIIMLATIFVAASFPASISSFVAAGTVVGVTLFGILITLLVSKLLSNTLLKGEPSAFKLELPPYRKPQILRILYTSFIDRTLFVLGRAITMAAPAGGLIWLLGNISVDGRTLMSYGVDFLNPIGKAIGLDGAILLAYIIAIPANEIIIPTIIMIYSSQSKMVELDLAQLKELFLQNEWTVLTAICLMLFSLLHYPCSTTTWTIYKETRSVKWTIISNFLPLTIAFFVCFLVYRIGMFFM; encoded by the coding sequence ATGAAAGAAGAAATCAAAATCATACTTGAAATTGCTGATAGTTGTGATCCTATAATTCGCAGTAAAATTGATGATGAACTTGTTGAAGAAATTTATATCCATGCAAGTAAAGTTGTTTCGAGAAGCGTAAGAAAAAAATCTGAAGGTATTCATCAATTTGAATTAAAGTTAGATCAACTTTTAACTTCAAAGTATTTTGGTTTTCCGTTGATGCTTCTTTTGTTGGCAGGCGTCTTTTTCTTAACAATAAAAGGAGCTAACTATCCATCTGAATTACTGGCAACTGGATTGTTCTGGATTGAAGACAAACTGAAATTGTTTTTTAATTTCATTAATGCGCCTTCCTGGTTAACTGGATTTTTAGTTGATGGTGTTTATCGAGCAACTGCATGGGTCGTCTCAGTAATGCTTCCACCGATGGCGATTTTCTTCCCAATATTTACAATTCTTGAAGATGCTGGTTACCTGCCAAGAGTAGCTTTTAATCTTGATAAACTTTTCAAATGGGCTGGTGCGCATGGTAAACAGGCTTTGACAATGGGAATGGGCTTTGGCTGCAATGCCGCCGGTGTTGTATCAACAAGAATAATTGATTCACCAAGAGAAAGATTAATTGCAATTCTTACTAATAATTTCGTCCCTTGCAACGGAAGATGGCCGCTAATCATTATGCTTGCAACAATTTTTGTCGCTGCCTCATTCCCAGCAAGTATTTCTTCGTTTGTTGCAGCAGGGACTGTGGTCGGTGTAACTTTATTCGGAATTTTGATTACTCTTTTAGTCTCAAAATTATTGAGCAATACTTTATTAAAAGGAGAACCTTCTGCATTTAAATTAGAATTACCGCCTTACAGAAAACCTCAGATTCTTCGAATACTTTACACATCTTTCATTGATCGAACTCTTTTTGTTCTTGGAAGAGCAATTACTATGGCTGCACCGGCAGGCGGATTAATCTGGTTGCTTGGGAATATTAGTGTTGATGGAAGAACTTTAATGTCCTATGGTGTTGACTTTCTTAATCCAATTGGTAAAGCCATTGGACTTGATGGAGCAATTCTTTTAGCTTATATAATTGCTATCCCTGCCAATGAAATTATCATTCCAACTATCATAATGATTTACTCTTCTCAGAGTAAAATGGTTGAACTTGACCTTGCCCAGTTAAAGGAATTATTCTTACAAAATGAATGGACAGTTCTTACAGCAATTTGTTTAATGCTTTTTTCACTTCTTCATTATCCCTGCTCGACCACAACCTGGACTATTTACAAAGAGACGCGAAGTGTGAAATGGACAATTATCTCTAACTTCTTACCCTTAACAATCGCCTTTTTTGTTTGTTTTCTAGTTTATCGTATTGGAATGTTTTTTATGTGA